The window TGAACATGGGGGTAGATCCTGGTGCATTACACCGTGTATCTGTAATGTCTTCTGATGGTTTGGCATCCTTGCCGCACAATGGCTACATCGTTACAACGATTCGCAACATCAGTCATGAAACCTTTAAGCGGGCTTATCCTGCTGTTGCCTTGATGGCCGTAGTACTCACGATGTGTGCAACTGCCTTGGCCGTAGTTTTATTTACGATTTTCACATAATTAGTAGTTTGATAGACAACAAGATGAGGTGAAATTATGGAAAAAGTATATATTGTATCTGCTCTAAGGACAGCAGTAGGAAGATTTGGAGGAAGCTTGAAGCAATTCAGCTCCGCTGAATTATGTGCAGAAGTTATAAAAGCAACTGTCAAAGATTTGAAAGTTTCACTTGAAAAAATAGATGAAGTCATTATTGGGAACGTCTATCAAGCAGGAGGGAAAGCCAACCCAGCGAGGCAAGCTGCCTTAATGGGGGGGATACCCAACTCCGTACCGGCTATGACGATTAATAAACAATGTGCCTCTGGTATGCGGTCTGTTTCATTAGCTTATCAGCAAATAAAGGCAGGAGAAGCAAACCTAATTGTAGCTGGTGGAACAGAAAGTATGAGTAATGTTCCTTATATTTCAAAGGATAGTCGCTGGGGGAAAAAGCTAGGCGCCATCCAATTGGAGGATAGTATACTTCATGATGGGTTAATATGCTCGAAAGAAAATTATCATATGGGAGTAACAGCTGAGAATGTTGCTGAACAGTATAATATTTCTCGTAAAGAACAAGATATATTTGCTTTAAATAGCCAAGTAAAAGCCGCTGAAGCTATTCAAAATGGTGTGTTTGAAAAAGAAATTGTGCCAATTGAAACCATAAAAGAAGTATTCCTCACCGATGAACATCCACGTGCTACATCATTAGAGGCATTAGAAAAGTTACCTGCTGCCTTTAAAGAGAATGGAAGTGTTTCAGCAGGAAGTGCTTCAGGGTTAAATGAT is drawn from Psychrobacillus sp. INOP01 and contains these coding sequences:
- a CDS encoding acetyl-CoA C-acetyltransferase yields the protein MEKVYIVSALRTAVGRFGGSLKQFSSAELCAEVIKATVKDLKVSLEKIDEVIIGNVYQAGGKANPARQAALMGGIPNSVPAMTINKQCASGMRSVSLAYQQIKAGEANLIVAGGTESMSNVPYISKDSRWGKKLGAIQLEDSILHDGLICSKENYHMGVTAENVAEQYNISRKEQDIFALNSQVKAAEAIQNGVFEKEIVPIETIKEVFLTDEHPRATSLEALEKLPAAFKENGSVSAGSASGLNDGASVLLIASESMVKEYNLTPLAEIISVASAGVDPSVMGIGPVPATKLALKKANLRLEDIDLIELNEAFASQALAVIKELNLNEEIVNVNGGAIALGHPVGSSGSRIIVSLVHELIRRNKEYGLATLCIGGGQGATVIVRKV